The genomic DNA TTTAGCAGTATTGGGTAAAAGGTAAAATAGTATGTTTAATTTAAGTTTTAATTGATGGAGAAATATCACCACCCATTGCTAACATATGACCACAACCTATTAAATTAATAGCTGGGTGTGATGATTTCTATGACAAAGCCAACTTTATTTGAAGATTTTTTCTAGAACTGTTAGTTAAGCTACTTGCTTATATTCATACATTCTTTGGTCTATTGTACAAGCGTATATCCTGCGGAGTATTTTATTGCGAATAGCATTGATTATACTCTTCTTATTTTTTCCTTATTTTACCTTTCAATCATAATAAACCTTGATTTCTGTATTGTTCTTAATTGAGCTTATAGCACACATATGTAGGTTTTTCTTTAGTAGCTTGTTGTCCATCGGATGTACTTTTTTGCTCTTAATACTTGCGCCCAAACTATATTCAAAAGGTGCTAGCCCACAATAAGAGGCCACCTTTTTAACATTAGCAAATCTTTCAAAATTATAGCTATACAACATTAAGTAAAGTGCTGTTACTAGCCCTACACTGCGCACAGAAAGTATAATTTATTAAGTTTTCTTTATATCAATCATGAATGTATTATAAAAGGAGACGAGAGTTGTAATCCTATAGCTGCAACCTCTATCATAGCTAAAGTATATCGAGACGAGTATATGCAAGAGTTAGCCGAACATGAGCCTGGCTATAATTCGAATATTAATATGTCCCCTACCAAGGAGCATTACCAAGCTATCTTTGAGTTAGGGATTAGCTTTCACCACCGTAAAAGCTTTAGTTTGGGCCAAATATTTACAGCCTAGCTTGTGCGCATTGTAGGAACAATAAGCTATGATGCCCCATAAATTTATTTTTTATAGTATATTTTTTATTTGTTTTATTTTGTGTATACAAAATATTTACTATTATACTTCCACATAAACCAAATTAAGTTTGCTATGAAACATACTTGCTCATTACAATTTATAGCATGCATTTTGATTGTGGGATTATTTTTACAAAGTTGTTCTGGCTTCGCTAACACTCCTCTAAATGGTATAGAAGAACATTATAAACAGCTTGACATACAGCCCATATTAGATAAAGAATTTATAGCAGAAGGAGGCCATTTAGTTTCCTTTTATCAAGAACAAGAAAAGCTCAAGGCAACTGTACACCTAAATTATCTTGATGAAAAAGATAAAATTTATGATGAAGTAAATGTTGTTGTAGAAAAAGGAGTAGAGCTATCTAGCTTAGCAAAGCTAGATAGGAAAATGCAGCAAAAGCGTATACAAATTCGGTTCGCTGAAGAGCAGAAAGGCAAACCTAAAAGTGTAGTGGTACATAAGCCATGGCTGGTGGGGGGAGGAAAAGAAGTTATTGCTTTTTATGGTACTCCCGGAGTTGGGAAAAGTACTTTATGTAATTCTATATTCCAAAAGGCTGTTTTTAAATCAGGAGTATCTGTTAGAACAAGAATGACTACCGAAAAACAGGAATATCAGCATGAGGGCAAACTATATATTGATACACCAGGATTACAAGACATGCAAATGCTACAGCAAGCCGCTGCAGAAATAAAAGAGGCTTTAAAACGTAATAAGAATTACAGAGTAGTTTTTGTTGCAACGCTAGGATCCGGAAGAATACAGTATACTGACTTGGTTACTATTAATACAATTCGTAGCGCAATAAGCACACCTTTTGAATATGGTTTGGTTTTTAATAAAGTCACTAAAGGAGTTAGAAAAAATATTAAACAAACAGGTTTAAACAACTATATGATACTTTTTAACAAAAGGCCTTGTGCAACAGTTATAATTAATAAAGATAATGAGATAGAAGATGAAGGGAATGTATATTTAGAATCTAGTAATAAAAGCAGAAAGAGACTAATACAATTTCTAGAAAACTTAAATATTAATGAACCAGAACCAAAAGATTCTATCATATTTTGCGGTAATCCAGGAGTTGGTAAGAGCACCTTGTGTAACTCTATTTTTGGAAGAAAAATATTTGAATCTGGAGTA from Candidatus Amoebophilus asiaticus 5a2 includes the following:
- a CDS encoding ribonuclease H family protein, whose amino-acid sequence is MAKVYRDEYMQELAEHEPGYNSNINMSPTKEHYQAIFELGISFHHRKSFSLGQIFTA
- a CDS encoding GTPase codes for the protein MKHTCSLQFIACILIVGLFLQSCSGFANTPLNGIEEHYKQLDIQPILDKEFIAEGGHLVSFYQEQEKLKATVHLNYLDEKDKIYDEVNVVVEKGVELSSLAKLDRKMQQKRIQIRFAEEQKGKPKSVVVHKPWLVGGGKEVIAFYGTPGVGKSTLCNSIFQKAVFKSGVSVRTRMTTEKQEYQHEGKLYIDTPGLQDMQMLQQAAAEIKEALKRNKNYRVVFVATLGSGRIQYTDLVTINTIRSAISTPFEYGLVFNKVTKGVRKNIKQTGLNNYMILFNKRPCATVIINKDNEIEDEGNVYLESSNKSRKRLIQFLENLNINEPEPKDSIIFCGNPGVGKSTLCNSIFGRKIFESGVSIRTGMTTKKQEYLYEGKIYIDTPGLADSNTRTETGKQIEEALKKNGNYKIVFVITLKAGRLRPEDIDTIHTVCETIKIPFEYGLVINKISEGVRNQISQKGLSSYLESFKKIPYATVILSMDEEIEDEDNRYFEMNSQNRQSLINFLDQLRSNQIRSSDIERLETVDYKIRAFQMEQERRRIQEENRRIEEEHRRRVAELNARISRLRAEQDDGGCTLF